From Elephas maximus indicus isolate mEleMax1 chromosome 1, mEleMax1 primary haplotype, whole genome shotgun sequence, a single genomic window includes:
- the TRIM10 gene encoding tripartite motif-containing protein 10, with protein sequence MAAAASVTSLVDEVNCPICQGTLREPVTIDCGHNFCRCCLTRYCEIPGQDPEEPPTCPLCKEPFRPGGFRPNWQLASVVDNIERLKMVSSPGLAEEDACQEHGEKIYFFCEDDEMHLCVMCREAGEHRAHTVRFLEDAAGPYREQIQKCLVCLRKEREEIQGIQSRENQRIQVLLTQVATKRQKVVSEFAHLSQFLEEQQNILLAQLERLDGDILKQREEFDFLVTDEICRFSTLIAELEEKNERSSRELLTDIRSTLIRCETRKCRKPEAVSPELGQRIRNFPQQALPLQREMKTFLEKLCFELDYEPAHVSLDPQTSHPKLLLSEDHQRARFSYKWQNSPDNPQRFDRATCVLAHRGFTGGRHTWVVSIDLAHGGSCTVGVVSEDVRRKGELRLRPEEGVWAVRLAWGFVSALGSFPTRLALEEQPRQVRVSLDYEVGWVTFTNDVTHEPIYTFTASFTGKVFPFFGLWGRGSNFCLSS encoded by the exons ATGGCGGCAGCCGCCTCCGTCACCAGCCTGGTCGATGAGGTCAACTGCCCCATCTGCCAAGGCACCCTGAGGGAGCCAGTCACCATCGACTGTGGCCACAATTTCTGCCGCTGCTGCCTCACCCGCTACTGCGAGATCCCAGGCCAGGACCCGGAGGAGCCCCCCACCTGCCCGCTCTGCAAGGAGCCCTTCCGCCCAGGGGGCTTCCGGCCCAACTGGCAGCTGGCCAGCGTGGTGGACAATATTGAACGCCTCAAGATGGTGTCCTCGCCCGGCTTGGCAGAGGAGGACGCCTGCCAGGAGCACGGGGAGAAGATCTACTTCTTCTGCGAGGATGACGAGATGCATCTGTGCGTGATGTGCCGGGAGGCCGGGGAGCACCGGGCCCACACCGTGCGCTTCCTGGAGGACGCTGCGGGGCCATACAGG GAACAAATACAGAAATGTCTTGTGTGcctaaggaaagagagagaggagattcAAGGGATCCAGTCAAGAGAAAACCAAAGGATACAAGTCCTCCTT ACTCAAGTGGCCACCAAGAGACAAAAGGTAGTTTCCGAGTTTGCACATCTGAGCCAGTTCCTGGAGGAACAACAGAACATCCTCTTAGCCCAGCTGGAGAGGCTGGACGGGGACATCTTGAAGCAACGAGAAGAGTTTGATTTTCTGGTCACTGATGAAATCTGCCGGTTCAGTACTCTGATTGCAGAGCTGGAGGAGAAGAATGAGAGGTCATCAAGGGAACTCCTGACG gATATCAGAAGCACTCTAATAAG ATGTGAAACCAGAAAGTGCCGGAAACCAGAGGCTGTGTCGCCTGAGCTGGGCCAGAGAATTCGGAACTTCCCCCAGCAGGCCCTCCCACTACAGAGGGAGATGAAGACATTTCTGG AAAAACTCTGCTTCGAGTTGGACTATGAGCCAG CTCACGTTTCTCTAGACCCCCAGACTTCTCACCCCAAACTCCTCTTGTCTGAGGACCACCAGCGGGCTCGGTTCTCCTACAAATGGCAGAACTCACCAGACAACCCCCAGCGTTTTGACCGCGCCACCTGTGTCCTGGCCCATAGAGGCTTCACAGGGGGGAGACACACATGGGTGGTGAGCATAGACTTGGCCCACGGGGGCAGCTGTACTGTGGGTGTGGTGAGTGAGGATGTGCGGCGGAAGGGGGAGCTGCGGCTGCGACCAGAGGAGGGGGTGTGGGCGGTGAGGCTGGCTTGGGGCTTTGTCTCGGCTCTGGGCTCCTTCCCCACACGGCTGGCCCTAGAGGAGCAGCCCCGGCAGGTGCGGGTGTCTCTGGACTACGAGGTGGGCTGGGTGACCTTCACCAATGATGTCACTCATGAGCCCATCTACACCTTCACGGCCTCCTTCACTGGGAAGGTCTTTCCCTTCTTTGGGCTCTGGGGCCGAGGGTCCAACTTCTGCCTGAGCTCCTGA